AGGACCACAGCCAAAAAGTTAACACTAAGATGTACCGTGGAGCGATCAAAAGCATCCTTTCTGAATTGGTACGTCAAGAGCGTCTTATTGTTGTTGAGCAGTTCGCTGTTGAAACACCTAAGACTAAAGAATTAGTTGCTAAACTTAAAGACTTCGATCTGAACGACGTTCTAATCGTAGGTACTGAAGTTGATGAGAACTTATTCTTAGCTGCTCGTAACCTTTACAAAGTTGATGTTCGTGATGTTGCTGGTATTGATCCAGTTAGCTTAATCGCGTTCAACAAAGTTGTTATGACTGCTGCAGCAGTTAAGCAGATTGAGGAGAACTTAAAATGATCAGTGAAGAACGTTTATTGAAAGTTATCCTAGCGCCACATATCTCTGAAAAGAGCACTATGTCTGCTGAAAACAACAACACAATCGTTTTCAAGGTTGCACTAGATGCAACTAAAGCTGAAATTAAAGCAGCTATTGCAAAACTTTTTGAAGTTGAAGTTAAAAATGTAAGCACATTGGTACTGAAAGGTAAAACTAAGCGCACTGGCGCTCGTTTTGGCCGTCGTTCAGACATCAAAAAAGCTTACGTTACTCTAGCTGACGGCGCTGACATCGATTTCGGCAGTGCTGAATAATCAAGGGGATTCTGAATAATGGCTATTGTTAAGTGTAAGCCTACTTCTCCAGGTCGTCGCCACCTTGTTAAGGTAGTGAACCCGGATTTGCATAAAGGCAAACCACATGCTCCACTTTTAGAGAAAAAATCTAAATCTGGTGGCCGTAATAATAACGGTCGTATTACTGTTCGTCATCACGGCGGCGGTCATAAGCAACATTACCGTATCATTGACTTAAAACGTAATGATAAAGATGGTATCCCTGCAACTGTGGAACGTCTGGAATATGATCCAAACCGTTCAGCAAACATTGCACTTGCTCTTTACGCAGATGGTGAACGTCGTTACGTTCTAGCTGCTAAAGGTATGCAAGCTGGTGATATTATTGTTTCTGGTGTTGATGCAGCTATTAAAGCTGGTAACACATTACCAATGCGTAACATCCCAGTAGGTACAACTGTACACGCTGTGGAAATGAAGCCAGGTAAAGGTGCTCAAATTGCACGTTCTGCTGGTACATACGTACAAATCATTGCACGTGACAACTCATACGTTACTCTACGTCTTCGCTCTGGCGAAATGCGTAAAGTATTAGTAGATTGTCGTGCAACGATTGGTGAAGTTGGTAACTCAGAACACATGCTTCGCCAACTTGGTAAAGCTGGTGCTAGCCGCTGGCGCGGTGTTCGCCCAACAGTACGTGGTGTTGTAATGAACCCAGTTGATCACCCGCACGGTGGTGGTGAAGGTCGTACTTCAGGTGGCCGTCATCCGGTTTCACCTTGGGGTGTGCCAACTAAGGGTTACAAAACTCGTAAGAACAAGCGTACTGATAAACTTATCGTACGTCGTCGCAACAAGTAATTTTATAGAGGTATCACCATGCCACGTTCTCTCAAGAAGGGTCCTTTCATAGACCTACACTTGCTGAAGAAGGTAGAGAAAGCGGTGGAAAGCGGGGAAAAAAAACCAGTTAAGACTTGGTCCCGTCGTTCTATGATCATTCCAAATATGATTGGTCTGACCATCGCTGTCCATAATGGTCGTCAACATGTACCAGTTTTCGTTACTGACGAAATGATTGGTCATAAGTTAGGCGAATTCGCACCGACTCGTACTTATCGCGGCCATGCTGCAGATAAGAAAGCTAAAAAGCGTTAGGAGAAATTAGATGGAAGCATTAGCTAAACACCGTTTCGCCTCAGGCTCTCCACAGAAAGCACGTTTGGTCATTGACCTTATCCGTGGTTTACCAGTGGACAAGGCTCTTGAAGTTTTAACTTTCAGCACTAAAAAAGCTGCTGTACAAGTTAAAAAAGTTCTTGAGTCAGCTATCGCAAACGCTGAACACAACGAAGGTGCGGATATTGATGAGTTAGTAGTAGCTACAGCGTTTGTTGACGCTGGTCCTACTATGAAGCGCATCATGCCACGTGCTAAAGGTCGTGCAGATCGCATCTTGAAGCGTACTAGCCACATCACAATTGTTGTAGCAACACGCTAAGAGACTAGGAGAAAACAATGGGTCAGAAAGTTCATCCAAATGGTATTCGCCTAGGTATCACCAAGCAGTTTAATTCTACTTGGTTTGCGAATACTAAAGACTTCGCCGACAACTTGTACGGTGATTTCGAAGTACGTCAGTTTTTAACTAAAAAACTGAAAAATGCATCTGTTTCACGTATCGTTATCGAACGTCCAGCGAAAAGCATCCGTGTGACTATTCACACTGCTCGTCCTGGTGTTGTTATCGGTAAGAAAGGCGAAGACGTAGAAAAACTACGTAATGCTATCGCTAAGATGACTGGTACTTCTGCACAAATCAATATCGCAGAAATCCGTAAGCCTGAACTTGATGCTAAATTAGTAGCTGAAGGTATCGCTTCTCAACTTGAACGTCGTGTTATGTTCCGTCGCGCTATGAAGCGTGCAGTACAAAATGCAATGCGTTTAGGTGCTAAGGGTATTAAAGTTCAAGTAAGCGGTCGTTTAGGCGGCGCAGAAATCGCTCGTGCTGAATGGTATCGTGAAGGCCGTGTGCCTCTACATACACTTCGTGCAGATATCGATTACTCAACTGCAGAAGCTCTTACAACTTACGGCATCATTGGTGTGAAAGTTTGGATCTTTAAAGGTGAAGTTCTAGGTAAGCTACCGCTTACTCAAGAAGTTGAAGCACCTTCTAAGCCTAAACGTCGCAGTCGTGGCCCTAAAGCTGCTAAATAGGAGACTCTGATATGTTGCAACCAAAACGCATGAAGTTCCGCAAAATGCATAAAGGCCGTAACCGCGGTCTTGCAAAAGGCGGAAACGTAACTTTCGGCGAATTCGGTCTTAAAGCTACTGGTCGTGGTCGAATTACTGCTCGTCAAATCGAAGCAGCACGTCGTGCTATGACTCGTCACGTTAAGCGTCAAGGTCAAATCTGGATCCGTGTGTTCCCAGACAAGCCTATTACACAAAAGCCGCTTGAAGTACGTCAAGGTAAAGGTAAAGGTAGCGTTGAGTATTGGGTTTGCCAAGTACAACCTGGCAAAATCCTTTATGAAATGGCTGGAGTTCCTGAAGAATTGGCACGTGAAGCATTCAGCCTAGCTGATGCGAAACTTCCAATTTCTACAACTTTCGTAACTAAGACGGTAATGTAATGAACGCTAGCGAACTTAAACAAAAAAATGTTGAAGAGCTAAACGCTGAGTTACTTAACCTACTACGTGAGCAATTTAACTTACGTATGCAGTTAAGTACTGGCCAACTAGCACAAACGCATTTAATCAAAAATGTACGTCGCGATATCGCGCGTGTTAAGACCATCCTGAACGAAAAGGCGGGTGTATAATATGAGCACTATTCGTACTGTACAGGGTCGTGTTGTTAGCAACAAAGGCGATAAAACTATCGTTGTTGCAGTAGAACGTAAAGTGAAACATCCGTTATACGGTAAGTTCATCAAGCGTACTACTAAACTACACGCACATGATGAGAATAACGAATGTCAACTAAATGATGTTGTAACTATTCGTGAAACTCGTCCAGTGTCTAAGCTTAAAACTTGGGCATTAGTAGAAGTATTAGTAAAAGCTTAATTTTAAGTTTATACTGATCTTCTTATGATAACGGCCCCTATATAGGGGTCGTTTGTTTTTTAGTCGATTCCCGTTGCTTTTTTCAAAGCCGTGGTGTTATAATGCGCCACCTCTTGAAAGAGAGGGGACTCATTTAATCCATGTTGGGTTAGATGAAATTATTGCGGAGCACTAATAATGATCCAAATGCAGTCTACGTTGGACGTAGCCGATAACTCAGGCGCACGTCGCGTTCAGTGTATCAAGGTCCTAGGTGGTTCGCACCGCCGCTATGCGCGTGTTGGTGATATCATCAAAGTTTCTGTGAAGGAAGCAATTCCTCGCGGAAAAGTAAAAAAAGGTGATGTTCTGAACGCAGTGGTTGTGCGTACTAGGTCAGCAATCCGTCGTACAGACGGTGCAGCTATCCGTTTCGACCGTAACGCAGCTGTTATGCTTAATGCTAACGGCGCGCCGATCGGTACTCGTATCTTTGGCCCAGTTACTCGTGAACTACGAACTGATCAGTTCATGAAAATCGTATCTCTGGCACCAGAAGTACTATAAGGAACGAAAAATGGCAGCTAAAATTTTAAAAAATGATGAAGTTATCGTTGTTGCAGGTAAAGATGCTGGTAAACAAGGCAAAGTTACTGAAGTAAGAGCAGACGGTAAAATATTCGTTGAAGGCGTTAATCTTATCAAGAAACACCAAAAGCCAAACCCACAATTGGGCGTAGCTGGCGGTATTGTTGAGAAAGAAGCAGCTTTAGACGCATCAAACGTGGCACTATTCAACCCTGCGACTAGCAAGGCTGACCGTGTCGGTTTCCGATTTGAAGACGGCAAAAAAGTACGTTTCTTCAAATCTAATAATGAACTTGTTTAATTGGAGTTAACTGTGGCGAAACTGCATGAATACTACAAAGAGACGATAGCGCCTGAACTTAAAACTAAGTTCGGCTATAAATCTATCATGCAAGTCCCTCGGATTGAAAAGATCACCCTTAATATGGGTGTGGGCGAAGCAATCAATGATAAAAAAGTATTAGAAAATGCTGCTGCTGATATGGCTGCAATTTCTGGTCAAAAACCATTGATTACTAAAGCTCGTAAATCCGTTGCTGGCTTTAAAATCCGTGAAGGATATCCTATTGGTTGTAAAGTTACCCTACGTGGCGAGCGTATGTGGGAATTCCTTGAGCGCCTAATCGGTATCTCAATTCCACGTATTCGTGATTTCCGTGGCCTGAACCCTAAATCGTTCGATGGTCGTGGTAACTATAGTATGGGTGTTCGCGAGCAAATCATCTTCCCAGAAATCGATTACGATAAAATCGATAAAATTCGTGGTATGGATATTACTATCACTACTACTGCGAATTCTGATGAAGAAGGTCACGCTCTGCTGACTGCCTTTAATTTCCCATTCCGTAAGTAAGGTAGGGTCATGGCTAAGCAATCAATGAAAGCGCGCGACGTAAAACGCGCGAAGCTAGTAAATAAATACGCTGAGAAACGTGCTGAAATAAAAGCAATCATCTCTGGTGTGAATACTTCAGACGAAGATCGTTGGAATGCAGTTCTTAAATTGCAATCGTTACCTCGTGATTCTAGTGCATGTCGTCAGCGTAATCGCTGTAACATCACTGGCCGCCCTCATGGCTACCTACGTAAGTTCGGCTTAAGCCGTATCAAACTACGTGAGCACATGATGCGTGGTGAAGTTCCAGGTCTTAAAAAGGCTAGTTGGTAAGTCACTAATTTCGGGAGTATACGAAAATGAGCATGCAAGATCCTATTGCGGATATGCTAACACGCATCCGTAACGGTCAGTCAGCCTCTAAGGTTGCAGTTAAAATGCCTTGTTCTAAGCAAAAAGTTGCACTAGCAGCTGTGCTTAAAGAAGAAGGTTACATTAATGGTTACGCTGTTTCAGGTGAAGTGAAAGCTGAACTTGAAGTGTCTTTGAAATATTTCGAAGGCAAAAATGTAATCGAAAAAATTGAGCGCGTTAGTCGCCCAGGTTTACGCATCTACAAAGGAAGTAATGATCTTCCTAAAGTGATGGGTGGCTTAGGTGTTGCTATCGTTTCTACTTCTAAAGGCATGATGTCTGACCGTGCAGCTCGCAAAGCTGGCATCGGTGGCGAGATCATCTGCTACGTTTCTTAAGGGGTTATATATGTCTCGTGTTGCTAAAGCACCCGTTGCCATCCCTGCAGGCGTAGAGATCTCTCTAAATGGTCAGGAAATCACTGTTAAAGGCGCTAAAGGTTCTTTAACTGCTGTTGTTAACTCATCTGTTGTTCTTACGATCGCTGATGAAAAAGTTTCTTTTGGTCCTGTTGAAGGCGTAAAAGATGCTTGGGCTCAAGCTGGTACAGCTCGTGCAAACGTTAATAACATGGTTAAAGGCGTAGCTGAAGGTTTTACTAAAACTCTTCAACTAAATGGTGTTGGTTACCGTGCAAACGTTAAAGGCACTGATGTAAACCTAACATTAGGTTTCTCACATCCTGTAGTATATAACCTTCCTGAAGGTATTACTGCAGTTTGCCCAAGCCAAACTGAAATTGTTATTACTGGCGCTGACAAACAATCTGTTGGTCAAGTTGCAGCTAACATTCGTGCATTCCGTCCGCCTGAACCTTATAAAGGTAAAGGTGTTCGTTATTCTGATGAAGTTGTGCGTCGTAAAGAAGCCAAGAAAAAGTAGGGTAATACTATGGATAAGAAATCTGCACGTCTTCGTCGCGCAACTCGCGCACGTAAGAAAATGCAAGAATTGGGTGCTACACGTTTAGTGATTAACCGCACTCCAAGCCATACTTATGCACAGGTTATTACACCGAATGCGGAAGTATTGGTTTCTGCTACAACAACAGAAAAAGCAGTTCGTGAAATGATCAGCTATGGTGGTAACGTTGAAGCAGCTAAAGTAATCGGTAAACTGGTTGCTGAGCGAGCTATCGAAAAAGGCGTTACTAAAATTGCTTTCGATCGTTCAGGTTTCCAATATCACGGTCGTGTTGCAGCACTAGCTGATGCCGCTCGTGAAGCTGGCCTTCAGTTCTAAGGCAGGAGTAGGAAATGTCTAAAGTTGAAAACCAAACAGGTGATCTGCAAGAGAAATTAATTGCAGTTAACCGTGTTTCAAAAGTTGTTAAAGGTGGTCGTATCTTCAGTTTCACTGCTCTTACAGTAGTGGGTGACGGTAACGGTCGCGTTGGTTTTGGTTATGGTAAAGCACGTGAAGTTCCAGCTGCTATTCAAAAAGCAATGGAAAAAGCGAAACGCAATATCGTAAGCATTGAACTAAATGGTGTGACTCTTCAACATCCAATTAAGGGTCGTCATTCTGGTTCTAAAGTATTCATGCGTCCAGCATCAGCTGGTACAGGTATCATTGCCGGCGGTGCAATGCGTGCAGTACTAGAAGTTGTAGGCATCCATGACGTACTTTCTAAATGTTACGGTTCTACTAACCCAATTAACGTTGTACGAGCTACAATTGGCGCGCTTACTGGTATGTCATCACCAGAACAAATCGCTGCTAAACGTGGTCTACCTGTTAAAGAAATTCTGGGGTAATAAACCATGGCTAAAATTAAAGTAACTCAAACTAAAAGTGCAATCGGTCGTTTACCTAAACACCGTGCGACACTTGTTGGTTTAGGCCTTCGTAAAATCAACCACACTGTTGAATTGGAAGATACAGCATGTGTACGTGGTATGATTAATAAAGTAGCTTACATGATTAAAGTGGAGGAAGCGTAATGTTTTTAAATACTCTATCTCCAGCAGCTGGTTCTAAGCCAAGCGCTAAACGTGTAGGCCGCGGTATCGGTTCTGGTCTAGGCAAAACTTGTGGTCGTGGTCACAAAGGTCAAAAATCGCGCTCAGGCGGCGGTATTCGACCTGGTTTTGAAGGCGGTCAAATGCCTTTGAAACAACGTCTACCTAAATTTGGTTTCACTTCACGTAAGCAGCTAGTAACAGCTGAAGTACGTTTAAATGAAATCGCAAAAGTTGAAGGCGATGTTGTTGATTTAAACACACTTAAAGCAGCAGGACTTGTTACAAAAAACATCCTGTTTGTTAAAGTTGTTTTATCTGGTGAAATCACTCGACCAGTTACTATTCGTGGCATTAAAGCTACGAAAGGTGCTGTTGAAGCGATTGTTGCTGCAGGCGGTCAAATCGAAGGATAGTACAAATGGCTAAAAAACCAGGATTGGAAACGAATAAATCTCAAGGTGGCTTATCAGAATTGAAAAGTCGTTTATGGTTCGTGTTAGGTGCAATTATTGTATTTCGCGCAGGCTCTTTTGTTCCGATCCCTGGTATTGATGCCTCTGTACTTGCTACGCTGTTTGACTCGCAAAAGGGTACCATCTTAGAAATGTTTAACATGTTCTCTGGTGGTGCGCTTGAGCGTGCGTCTATTTTTGCGTTGGGTATTATGCCGTATATTTCGGCCTCTATTATCATACAGTTATTAACTGTTGTTAATCCTACACTTGCCGAATTGAAAAAAGACGGTGATGCAGGACGACGTAAAATTAGCCAGTATACCCGTTACGGAACATTGTTCTTAGGTACTTTCCAAGCTATTGGTATTGCAAAAGGCTTACCTAACATGGTTGATGGACTTGTCCATAATCCAGGGTTAAGTTTTTACTTTACTGCTGTAGTTAGTTTAGTAACTGGTACTATGTTCTTAATGTGGTTAGGTGAACAAATTACCGAACGCGGTATTGGTAATGGTATCTCAATATTAATTTTTGCAGGTATTGTTGCTGGTATGCCGCCAGCTATCGGACAAACGGTTGAGCAGGTTATCGATGGTAACCTTCACGGTCTGTTATTGTTAGTGTTAGCTGGTGTTGTTTTTGCTGTTACATACTTTGTTGTATTTGTAGAGCGCGGTCAGCGTAGAATTGTGGTAAACTACGCAAAACGCCAACAAGGACGACGTGTTTTTGCAGCTCAAAGCACGCATTTACCGTTAAAGCTTAATATGGCCGGTGTTATTCCAGCTATTTTTGCTTCGAGTATAATTTTGTTTCCTGGAACGCTTGCACAATGGTTCGGTCAGAATGAAAGTTTATCTTTCCTTACTGACATTTCCTTGGCTCTACAGCCAGGACAACCTTTGTATGTAATGCTTTATGCAGCAGCAATTATCTTCTTCTGTTTCTTCTATACAGCGTTGGTATTTAACCCACGTGAAACGGCAGATAACTTGAAGAAGAGCGGGGCGTTCATCCCAGGTATTAGACCAGGCGAACAAACTTCAAGGTATATAGACAAAGTAATGTCACGATTAACTCTAGCGGGTTCTTTGTATATTACATTTATTTGTTTAGTACCATTGTTCATGACACAAGCTATGGGTGTGCAGTTCTACTTCGGTGGTACGTCATTACTTATTATGGTTGTGGTAATCATGGACTTTATGGCTCAAGTTCAAACCCATATGATGTCTCATCAATATGGTGATGTTCTTAAAAAAGCTAATTTAAAAGGCTACGGTCGCTAAATTAGTTTGAGCATGTCCTATAACAGTTACGGAGTAAGAAATGAAAGTTCGTGCATCTGTTAAAAAGATTTGTCGTAATTGCAAAGTGATTAAACGTCACGGCGTAGTACGCGTAATCTGTGTTGAACCAAAGCATAAACAACGCCAAGGTTAGACAATAATAGAAACTTGGGCTAGATTTATTAATCTATTCCCAAGTTTCTATTGCAATACATCTCTCTTCTGAGTATCCTTACGGGCTTTTCGAAGAGTGCAAAATTTTTTTAAACCCTTAATTGGAGTGGTATAGTGGCCCGTATAGCCGGCATTAACATTCCTGATCAAAAGCATACAGTCATTGCCCTGACTGGTGTTTTCGGTATTGGTGCAACACGTGCGAAAGCAATCTGTGCTGCAACTGGTATCGCTGAAACAGCTAAGATCAGAGAGCTAGAAGAAGCTCAACTAGAACTTCTTCGCGAAGAAGTAGGTAAATACACTGTAGAAGGTGACCTACGTCGTGAAGTAAGTATGAATATCAAGCGTCTGATGGACCTCGGTTGTTACCGTGGTATTCGTCACCGTCGCAGCTTACCTCTACGTGGTCAACGCACTAAAACAAATGCGCGCACCCGTAAAGGTCCGCGTAAAGCTATCAAGAAATAGGAGCTGACGAGTAATGGCTAAAACCCCAACTCGCGCTCGTAAGCGCGTTAAAAAGCAAGTTGCTGACGGTATTGCACACGTTCATGCTTCTTTCAATAACACTATTGTGACAATCACAGATCGCCAAGGTAATGCTTTATCTTGGGCAACTGCAGGCGGCTCAGGCTTCCGTGGTTCTCGTAAGTCAACTCCATTCGCTGCGCAGGTTGCTGCTGAGCGTGCTGGTGAAATGGCTAAAGAGTACGGTCTTAAAAACTTAGAAGTTATGGTTAAGGGCCCTGGTCCTGGTCGTGAATCTTCTATTCGTGCATTGAATGCGATTGGTTATAAAATTACTAACATCACTGATGTTACACCAATCCCTCACAATGGTTGTCGTCCACCTAAAAAGCGTCGCGTATAACGTTTTTAGGAATATTGGAGAAAGAACATGGCTAGATATTTGGGCCCAAAGCTCAAGCTTAGTCGTCGTGAAGGTACAGATCTTTTCTTGAAAAGTGGCGTACGCGCGATTGAATCTAAGTGTAAAATTGATAACGCACCTGGTGTACATGGTGCTCGTAAACCTCGTCTATCTGACTACGGTTTACAACTACGTGAAAAGCAAAAAGTTCGTCGTATGTACGGTGTACTTGAAAAGCAATTCCGTAACTTATATAAAGAAGCTGCTCGTCTAAAAGGCAACACTGGTGAAAACCTACTTGCTTTATTAGAAGGCCGTCTAGATAACGTTGTTTATCGTATGGGCTTTGGTTCAACTCGTGCGGAATCGCGCCAGTTAGTAAGCCACAAAGCAATCGTTGTAAACGGTAAAGTTGTAAATATCCCTTCTTACAAAGTGAAAGTTAACGATACAGTTAGCATTCGCGAGAAGGCTAAGAAGCAAGCTCGTATCGCTTCAGCTCTTGAAATTTCAGAGCAGCGTGAGAAAGCATCTTGGGTTGAAGTTGACAGTAAGACACTTGAAGGCGTTTTCAAACGTGTTCCTGAGCGTTCTGATCTGTCTGCAGACATCAACGAACAGCTTATTGTTGAACTTTACTCTAAGTAAGGTTAACTTCATAAGAGAGGACATACATGCAGGGTTCTGTAACAGAATTTCTAAGACCAAGACTTGTTGATATTGAGCAAATTAGCTCAACACGTGCCAAGGTAACACTTGAACCGTTAGAGCGTGGCTTTGGTCACACTCTAGGTAATGCTTTACGTCGTATTCTACTTTCTTCTATGCCAGGTTGTGCTGTAACAGAAGTTGAGATCGACGGCGTACTCCACGAGTACAGCAGTAAAGAAGGCGTT
This Moritella sp. 5 DNA region includes the following protein-coding sequences:
- the rplD gene encoding 50S ribosomal protein L4, which encodes MELLLKDAQGALEVSETTFGREFNEALVHQVVTAYAAGARQGTRAQKNRSDVAGGGKKPWRQKGTGRARAGTASSPIWRKGGVTFAARPQDHSQKVNTKMYRGAIKSILSELVRQERLIVVEQFAVETPKTKELVAKLKDFDLNDVLIVGTEVDENLFLAARNLYKVDVRDVAGIDPVSLIAFNKVVMTAAAVKQIEENLK
- the rplW gene encoding 50S ribosomal protein L23, whose amino-acid sequence is MISEERLLKVILAPHISEKSTMSAENNNTIVFKVALDATKAEIKAAIAKLFEVEVKNVSTLVLKGKTKRTGARFGRRSDIKKAYVTLADGADIDFGSAE
- the rplB gene encoding 50S ribosomal protein L2 translates to MAIVKCKPTSPGRRHLVKVVNPDLHKGKPHAPLLEKKSKSGGRNNNGRITVRHHGGGHKQHYRIIDLKRNDKDGIPATVERLEYDPNRSANIALALYADGERRYVLAAKGMQAGDIIVSGVDAAIKAGNTLPMRNIPVGTTVHAVEMKPGKGAQIARSAGTYVQIIARDNSYVTLRLRSGEMRKVLVDCRATIGEVGNSEHMLRQLGKAGASRWRGVRPTVRGVVMNPVDHPHGGGEGRTSGGRHPVSPWGVPTKGYKTRKNKRTDKLIVRRRNK
- the rpsS gene encoding 30S ribosomal protein S19, which gives rise to MPRSLKKGPFIDLHLLKKVEKAVESGEKKPVKTWSRRSMIIPNMIGLTIAVHNGRQHVPVFVTDEMIGHKLGEFAPTRTYRGHAADKKAKKR
- the rplV gene encoding 50S ribosomal protein L22; amino-acid sequence: MEALAKHRFASGSPQKARLVIDLIRGLPVDKALEVLTFSTKKAAVQVKKVLESAIANAEHNEGADIDELVVATAFVDAGPTMKRIMPRAKGRADRILKRTSHITIVVATR
- the rpsC gene encoding 30S ribosomal protein S3, producing MGQKVHPNGIRLGITKQFNSTWFANTKDFADNLYGDFEVRQFLTKKLKNASVSRIVIERPAKSIRVTIHTARPGVVIGKKGEDVEKLRNAIAKMTGTSAQINIAEIRKPELDAKLVAEGIASQLERRVMFRRAMKRAVQNAMRLGAKGIKVQVSGRLGGAEIARAEWYREGRVPLHTLRADIDYSTAEALTTYGIIGVKVWIFKGEVLGKLPLTQEVEAPSKPKRRSRGPKAAK
- the rplP gene encoding 50S ribosomal protein L16; the encoded protein is MLQPKRMKFRKMHKGRNRGLAKGGNVTFGEFGLKATGRGRITARQIEAARRAMTRHVKRQGQIWIRVFPDKPITQKPLEVRQGKGKGSVEYWVCQVQPGKILYEMAGVPEELAREAFSLADAKLPISTTFVTKTVM
- the rpmC gene encoding 50S ribosomal protein L29, with product MNASELKQKNVEELNAELLNLLREQFNLRMQLSTGQLAQTHLIKNVRRDIARVKTILNEKAGV
- the rpsQ gene encoding 30S ribosomal protein S17, which gives rise to MSTIRTVQGRVVSNKGDKTIVVAVERKVKHPLYGKFIKRTTKLHAHDENNECQLNDVVTIRETRPVSKLKTWALVEVLVKA
- the rplN gene encoding 50S ribosomal protein L14 — its product is MIQMQSTLDVADNSGARRVQCIKVLGGSHRRYARVGDIIKVSVKEAIPRGKVKKGDVLNAVVVRTRSAIRRTDGAAIRFDRNAAVMLNANGAPIGTRIFGPVTRELRTDQFMKIVSLAPEVL
- the rplX gene encoding 50S ribosomal protein L24 — protein: MAAKILKNDEVIVVAGKDAGKQGKVTEVRADGKIFVEGVNLIKKHQKPNPQLGVAGGIVEKEAALDASNVALFNPATSKADRVGFRFEDGKKVRFFKSNNELV
- the rplE gene encoding 50S ribosomal protein L5 → MAKLHEYYKETIAPELKTKFGYKSIMQVPRIEKITLNMGVGEAINDKKVLENAAADMAAISGQKPLITKARKSVAGFKIREGYPIGCKVTLRGERMWEFLERLIGISIPRIRDFRGLNPKSFDGRGNYSMGVREQIIFPEIDYDKIDKIRGMDITITTTANSDEEGHALLTAFNFPFRK
- the rpsN gene encoding 30S ribosomal protein S14, yielding MAKQSMKARDVKRAKLVNKYAEKRAEIKAIISGVNTSDEDRWNAVLKLQSLPRDSSACRQRNRCNITGRPHGYLRKFGLSRIKLREHMMRGEVPGLKKASW
- the rpsH gene encoding 30S ribosomal protein S8, which translates into the protein MSMQDPIADMLTRIRNGQSASKVAVKMPCSKQKVALAAVLKEEGYINGYAVSGEVKAELEVSLKYFEGKNVIEKIERVSRPGLRIYKGSNDLPKVMGGLGVAIVSTSKGMMSDRAARKAGIGGEIICYVS
- the rplF gene encoding 50S ribosomal protein L6, giving the protein MSRVAKAPVAIPAGVEISLNGQEITVKGAKGSLTAVVNSSVVLTIADEKVSFGPVEGVKDAWAQAGTARANVNNMVKGVAEGFTKTLQLNGVGYRANVKGTDVNLTLGFSHPVVYNLPEGITAVCPSQTEIVITGADKQSVGQVAANIRAFRPPEPYKGKGVRYSDEVVRRKEAKKK
- the rplR gene encoding 50S ribosomal protein L18, giving the protein MDKKSARLRRATRARKKMQELGATRLVINRTPSHTYAQVITPNAEVLVSATTTEKAVREMISYGGNVEAAKVIGKLVAERAIEKGVTKIAFDRSGFQYHGRVAALADAAREAGLQF
- the rpsE gene encoding 30S ribosomal protein S5, giving the protein MSKVENQTGDLQEKLIAVNRVSKVVKGGRIFSFTALTVVGDGNGRVGFGYGKAREVPAAIQKAMEKAKRNIVSIELNGVTLQHPIKGRHSGSKVFMRPASAGTGIIAGGAMRAVLEVVGIHDVLSKCYGSTNPINVVRATIGALTGMSSPEQIAAKRGLPVKEILG
- the rpmD gene encoding 50S ribosomal protein L30 codes for the protein MAKIKVTQTKSAIGRLPKHRATLVGLGLRKINHTVELEDTACVRGMINKVAYMIKVEEA
- the rplO gene encoding 50S ribosomal protein L15 produces the protein MFLNTLSPAAGSKPSAKRVGRGIGSGLGKTCGRGHKGQKSRSGGGIRPGFEGGQMPLKQRLPKFGFTSRKQLVTAEVRLNEIAKVEGDVVDLNTLKAAGLVTKNILFVKVVLSGEITRPVTIRGIKATKGAVEAIVAAGGQIEG
- the secY gene encoding preprotein translocase subunit SecY; this encodes MAKKPGLETNKSQGGLSELKSRLWFVLGAIIVFRAGSFVPIPGIDASVLATLFDSQKGTILEMFNMFSGGALERASIFALGIMPYISASIIIQLLTVVNPTLAELKKDGDAGRRKISQYTRYGTLFLGTFQAIGIAKGLPNMVDGLVHNPGLSFYFTAVVSLVTGTMFLMWLGEQITERGIGNGISILIFAGIVAGMPPAIGQTVEQVIDGNLHGLLLLVLAGVVFAVTYFVVFVERGQRRIVVNYAKRQQGRRVFAAQSTHLPLKLNMAGVIPAIFASSIILFPGTLAQWFGQNESLSFLTDISLALQPGQPLYVMLYAAAIIFFCFFYTALVFNPRETADNLKKSGAFIPGIRPGEQTSRYIDKVMSRLTLAGSLYITFICLVPLFMTQAMGVQFYFGGTSLLIMVVVIMDFMAQVQTHMMSHQYGDVLKKANLKGYGR
- the rpmJ gene encoding 50S ribosomal protein L36 — its product is MKVRASVKKICRNCKVIKRHGVVRVICVEPKHKQRQG
- the rpsM gene encoding 30S ribosomal protein S13 produces the protein MARIAGINIPDQKHTVIALTGVFGIGATRAKAICAATGIAETAKIRELEEAQLELLREEVGKYTVEGDLRREVSMNIKRLMDLGCYRGIRHRRSLPLRGQRTKTNARTRKGPRKAIKK